The following coding sequences lie in one Hyphobacterium sp. CCMP332 genomic window:
- a CDS encoding Rieske (2Fe-2S) protein, whose amino-acid sequence MMELPPSGTLLGRISDLPDSGGLEADWDAAPLFLVRKGADIRCFVNICPHAGRALSLPDGRVFLHKGEHILCPVHGATFEVLSGKCTGGPAGEPLKSVPIRLDGDTIRAA is encoded by the coding sequence ATGATGGAATTGCCGCCGTCCGGAACCCTTCTCGGCCGCATCAGTGACTTGCCGGATTCCGGCGGGCTGGAAGCGGACTGGGACGCAGCACCGCTCTTTCTCGTACGCAAGGGCGCAGACATTCGCTGTTTCGTGAATATCTGCCCCCATGCCGGCCGCGCCCTCTCTCTCCCGGACGGACGGGTCTTTCTGCACAAGGGCGAACATATTCTCTGCCCGGTTCACGGCGCGACATTCGAGGTATTGTCCGGCAAATGCACGGGCGGGCCTGCAGGCGAACCCCTGAAATCTGTCCCGATCCGGCTGGACGGCGACACGATCCGCGCCGCCTAG
- a CDS encoding creatininase family protein, with protein sequence MLLHQSSWQEIDTYLEHSRGIIIPIGSTEQHGPNGLLGTDALCPEIIAHEASKASDLLIAPTFNVGIAQHHLGFSGTITLRPSTMIAALQDWIDSLVRHGFERIYFLNGHGGNVPTIQAAIAESYSNWSLAGEPCPYRLQSRNWWDLPGVMKVCREIFPVGDGSHATASEVAVTYYGYPDSVKRVEMTPKIAPDGDFADADDYRKTFPDGRIGSDPSQATPEKGETITLAARDSLVSEATAFFRSND encoded by the coding sequence ATGCTGCTGCATCAATCCTCCTGGCAGGAAATCGACACCTATCTGGAACACTCCAGAGGGATCATCATTCCGATCGGCTCGACCGAACAGCACGGCCCCAACGGGCTGCTGGGGACGGATGCGCTGTGCCCGGAGATCATCGCTCACGAAGCCAGCAAAGCCTCGGACCTTCTGATCGCCCCGACCTTCAATGTCGGCATCGCCCAGCATCATCTCGGGTTTTCCGGAACCATCACGCTCCGGCCCTCGACCATGATTGCCGCCCTGCAGGACTGGATAGACAGCCTGGTCCGTCATGGGTTCGAGCGGATCTACTTCCTGAACGGTCATGGCGGCAATGTGCCGACCATTCAGGCGGCGATCGCCGAAAGCTATTCGAACTGGTCGCTGGCGGGAGAGCCCTGCCCCTACCGTCTACAAAGCCGGAACTGGTGGGACCTGCCCGGTGTCATGAAGGTTTGCCGGGAGATATTCCCGGTCGGAGACGGCTCTCATGCCACAGCCTCCGAGGTGGCGGTGACGTATTACGGCTATCCGGACTCCGTGAAGCGGGTCGAGATGACGCCAAAGATCGCCCCGGACGGCGACTTTGCCGATGCCGATGATTACCGGAAAACCTTTCCCGATGGCCGGATCGGCTCGGATCCATCCCAGGCCACCCCGGAGAAGGGCGAAACCATCACGCTGGCGGCGCGGGATTCGCTGGTTTCCGAGGCGACCGCGTTCTTCCGCTCCAATGACTAG
- a CDS encoding class I SAM-dependent methyltransferase, whose protein sequence is MRLAISILALAVLSACSANSTDHITLAVNDSGRPEADMQRDAGRHPAEMLTFAGVQPGWRVADLGAGSGYYSRILSGAVGMDGEVISENMDWIVERFPNADAAIAALEAERDNVTRLVSPVPSILDDYENELDAAFMMLIYHDQAWAQEGFEAPTREDRIAMNQSIFNALRPGGVYLVVDHRAEDGTGDSVIGDYHRIDEAFVREEIEAVGFELADESDILSNPDDTRTISVFDPSIRGNTDRFVLLYRKPL, encoded by the coding sequence ATGAGACTGGCAATTTCAATTCTGGCACTGGCTGTCTTGTCGGCCTGCTCTGCAAACTCGACGGATCATATCACCCTGGCGGTGAACGATTCAGGCCGCCCGGAAGCCGACATGCAACGGGATGCCGGACGGCACCCGGCGGAAATGCTGACCTTTGCCGGCGTTCAACCCGGCTGGCGTGTGGCCGATCTGGGTGCTGGCAGTGGCTATTATTCGCGCATCCTGTCCGGCGCTGTCGGCATGGACGGCGAAGTCATTTCCGAGAATATGGACTGGATCGTCGAACGCTTTCCAAATGCGGACGCCGCCATTGCCGCACTCGAAGCAGAACGCGACAACGTCACGCGCCTTGTTTCACCCGTCCCGTCCATTCTGGATGATTATGAGAACGAGCTGGATGCGGCCTTCATGATGCTGATCTATCATGATCAGGCATGGGCACAGGAGGGCTTCGAGGCGCCGACCCGCGAAGACCGGATTGCCATGAACCAGTCCATTTTCAATGCCTTGCGTCCTGGCGGCGTTTATCTTGTTGTCGACCATCGCGCCGAAGATGGAACCGGTGATAGCGTCATTGGCGACTATCACCGCATCGACGAGGCCTTCGTTCGCGAAGAGATCGAGGCCGTAGGCTTCGAGCTGGCCGACGAATCCGACATTCTCTCCAATCCGGACGATACGCGGACGATTTCCGTCTTCGACCCGTCCATTCGCGGCAATACGGATCGCTTTGTGCTTCTGTATCGCAAACCGCTTTGA
- a CDS encoding DUF3800 domain-containing protein, with amino-acid sequence MYLMYVDESGDTGREPGSSPAFVLAGLIAPSGKWSEIEQAMIELRQSLGAQYGLKASEELRGSTIMRKGPGDSARRVALIESALKGIADIKSVRVILCAVRKKNLPPETDVFRAGWSAQLGQFDGFLANAGGRGRNAGSQGFVVADRTQSAQLDKLVRALRRERPVTETYGWWRRKTRIHNKPLKHVIELPQHQDSKRSLLIQAADLCAYAVFQKEKPSMAVKANKGDERFLKALQPAIVKAPGVNADGVFVVENV; translated from the coding sequence ATGTATTTGATGTATGTCGATGAGTCCGGGGATACCGGCCGGGAACCGGGATCAAGCCCGGCTTTCGTGCTGGCCGGACTGATTGCGCCCTCGGGAAAATGGTCCGAGATCGAGCAGGCGATGATTGAACTGCGCCAGTCTCTCGGCGCGCAATATGGCCTGAAAGCCAGTGAGGAGCTGCGCGGCTCGACGATCATGCGCAAAGGGCCCGGAGATTCGGCCCGGCGCGTGGCGTTGATCGAATCAGCGCTAAAAGGCATCGCCGATATCAAGTCGGTCCGCGTTATCCTGTGCGCGGTCCGGAAGAAGAATCTGCCGCCGGAAACCGATGTGTTCCGGGCCGGATGGTCGGCCCAACTGGGTCAGTTTGACGGATTTCTGGCCAATGCCGGCGGAAGAGGGCGGAATGCGGGATCGCAGGGCTTTGTCGTTGCGGACCGGACCCAGAGTGCGCAGCTCGACAAGCTGGTGCGGGCCTTGCGGCGTGAACGGCCCGTGACGGAGACCTATGGCTGGTGGCGCAGAAAGACACGCATCCACAACAAGCCGCTCAAACACGTTATTGAATTGCCCCAGCATCAGGATTCAAAGCGGAGCCTGTTGATTCAGGCGGCCGATTTGTGCGCCTATGCGGTCTTCCAGAAAGAAAAACCGTCAATGGCGGTCAAGGCCAACAAGGGCGATGAGCGCTTCTTGAAAGCGCTGCAACCGGCCATCGTCAAGGCTCCGGGCGTCAATGCGGATGGTGTGTTTGTTGTCGAGAATGTGTGA
- a CDS encoding lipopolysaccharide assembly protein LapB: MTIWTSFRNGTRPARAWLKRRWAPTAAVAAVVATTLGVITDMESLLNGGVALSQAEAASLALSVASHLEAASVASGGEIDGNTDLERTLNTLARSGDRNVERALTDLDNGNTDAAFSVLEDSARQLERRQPQVAAERWFAVGVLAEAVVPERAMAAYQSSLTLAPDSPRTLDRLGGLYLDQGDDEQAEALHRRALEAAIEADDEPEQARIHSSLGSLAWMRGDFDDAEEFYDRALELADLNGDVFLSARQLGNLGLIAMARGETETAEAYYDRAYNLMEQSGDTTGMALARNNLANIYRQRGELDRAEDMYRLTLSELETAGQPPLAAMTIASLGMVAESRGDYQSARRFYERSLERAREYQYIRAIERAARSAGWMAMQHGDLGQARQYADEALAAAERIPDPANLADVLILSVGIAASAEDDALARAHAARVFEIIDARGAPPDTRAFIHDALALSAFFAEDYTRAEQHVSEARRYYQEAGEIPAVAEQELRLATLAFRRAEREEGCNWLEAAEVNYGRSGVISEANRMLDRREEEGCPPREIGGNGNVADAPG; this comes from the coding sequence ATGACAATCTGGACCTCTTTCAGGAACGGCACACGTCCGGCCCGCGCCTGGCTGAAGCGCCGCTGGGCACCGACAGCGGCGGTTGCTGCCGTCGTGGCCACAACGCTGGGCGTGATCACGGACATGGAAAGCCTTCTGAATGGCGGCGTCGCGCTTTCGCAAGCGGAAGCGGCGTCCCTGGCCCTGAGTGTGGCGTCACATCTGGAGGCCGCCTCCGTGGCCAGCGGCGGTGAAATCGATGGCAATACCGATCTGGAACGCACACTCAATACGCTCGCACGGTCCGGCGACCGCAATGTCGAGCGCGCTCTGACGGATTTGGACAACGGAAATACGGACGCCGCTTTTTCAGTGCTGGAAGACAGCGCACGCCAGCTGGAGCGGCGTCAGCCGCAGGTAGCCGCCGAGCGGTGGTTTGCGGTTGGCGTTCTGGCCGAGGCTGTCGTCCCCGAACGGGCAATGGCGGCCTATCAATCCTCCCTGACACTCGCCCCGGACAGCCCGAGGACGCTGGACCGGCTGGGCGGTCTCTATCTGGACCAGGGGGATGACGAACAGGCCGAAGCCCTGCATCGCCGCGCCCTTGAAGCCGCGATTGAAGCAGATGATGAGCCTGAACAGGCCCGGATACACTCCAGTCTCGGGTCTCTGGCCTGGATGCGCGGCGATTTTGACGACGCGGAAGAGTTTTACGACCGCGCGCTCGAGCTCGCCGACCTGAATGGCGACGTATTCCTGTCGGCGCGGCAATTGGGCAATCTCGGCCTGATTGCCATGGCGCGCGGTGAAACGGAAACGGCCGAAGCCTATTATGACCGGGCCTACAATCTTATGGAGCAGAGCGGCGACACGACAGGCATGGCGCTGGCCCGCAATAATCTCGCCAATATCTATCGCCAGCGGGGTGAGCTGGACCGGGCGGAAGACATGTACCGGCTGACGCTGTCGGAACTCGAGACCGCCGGCCAACCGCCACTCGCTGCCATGACCATTGCCAGCCTCGGAATGGTCGCGGAATCACGCGGGGACTATCAGTCCGCCCGCCGCTTCTATGAACGCAGTCTCGAACGCGCCCGGGAGTATCAATATATCCGCGCCATAGAGCGGGCGGCGCGTAGCGCGGGCTGGATGGCCATGCAGCACGGTGATCTGGGTCAGGCCCGGCAATATGCCGATGAGGCGTTGGCGGCGGCCGAACGCATTCCGGATCCCGCCAATCTGGCAGATGTCTTGATTCTCTCTGTGGGAATTGCAGCCTCGGCTGAGGACGATGCCTTGGCCCGCGCCCACGCGGCCCGCGTCTTCGAGATCATTGATGCGCGCGGCGCGCCGCCGGACACCCGGGCCTTTATTCATGATGCTCTGGCGCTGTCGGCTTTTTTTGCCGAGGACTATACGCGCGCCGAGCAGCATGTCTCCGAAGCCAGGCGCTATTATCAGGAGGCGGGCGAAATCCCGGCAGTCGCGGAACAGGAATTGCGGCTGGCTACATTGGCGTTTCGGCGCGCCGAACGTGAAGAGGGCTGCAACTGGCTGGAGGCCGCCGAGGTCAATTACGGCCGCTCCGGGGTCATCTCCGAGGCCAATCGCATGCTGGACCGCCGCGAGGAAGAAGGGTGCCCGCCGCGGGAAATTGGCGGAAATGGCAATGTCGCCGACGCGCCTGGCTAG
- a CDS encoding extensin family protein gives MSNDPKTPSRRTTTPRKTDIWGGSSLPVQIALRGFILIFALLGILGVFFYIEQMPNGASAWGEADLEEPIRLFTSEQIRALRDDPQACIAALDGSNMSYAEVEPSSPTPECRWQAGVQISTSNLDYANPEPPVASCALAAALYIWEREIVAPAAARHLDAEVAEILHYGTYNCRRENSAQAGRWSQHANANAIDISGFRLSDGRVIGVHRWDNGGEDAAFLTEVRDRSCEIFTGVLGPEYNDAHADHFHMDMGPWEICS, from the coding sequence ATGTCTAATGACCCGAAAACTCCCTCGCGGCGGACCACAACGCCGCGCAAGACCGACATCTGGGGCGGCAGCAGCCTGCCGGTCCAGATCGCGCTGCGCGGCTTCATCCTGATCTTTGCGCTGCTGGGCATTCTGGGCGTGTTTTTCTATATTGAACAAATGCCGAATGGTGCCAGCGCCTGGGGTGAAGCCGATCTGGAAGAGCCCATCCGGCTGTTTACCTCTGAGCAAATCCGCGCCCTTCGCGACGACCCGCAAGCCTGTATCGCCGCGCTGGATGGATCGAATATGAGCTATGCCGAAGTCGAGCCGAGCTCTCCAACGCCGGAATGCCGCTGGCAGGCCGGTGTCCAGATTTCCACCTCAAATCTGGACTATGCGAATCCGGAGCCGCCGGTGGCTTCCTGCGCGCTGGCGGCGGCGCTCTACATCTGGGAGCGCGAGATTGTCGCACCTGCAGCAGCGCGCCATCTTGATGCGGAGGTCGCGGAAATCCTGCATTACGGAACGTATAATTGCCGCCGGGAAAACTCGGCGCAAGCGGGCCGCTGGTCCCAGCATGCCAATGCCAATGCCATTGATATTTCCGGTTTCCGCCTGTCGGATGGCCGCGTTATCGGCGTGCATCGCTGGGATAATGGCGGCGAGGACGCCGCTTTTCTGACGGAAGTCCGTGACCGTTCCTGCGAGATTTTCACCGGCGTGCTGGGTCCGGAGTACAATGACGCCCATGCGGATCATTTCCACATGGATATGGGACCGTGGGAGATTTGCTCCTAG
- a CDS encoding GNAT family N-acetyltransferase → MSSAVLYRWKLTPGTEDTFRKAWTEATRAIHKTCASYGARLHEGADGLFWSYARWPSEELRQKCWENEGLGDLPCFGTMRDCIEERFPEVVLTLTADELSEREAGHPVPVYETERLVLRGIRQDDAEALFPAVSDEANMRYWSRGPMQTVAEVYDYLAWNAHGDGCQCWAVERKTEPGKAVGWVILMDKDNNQAEIGFMFRSDAQGQGIAFEAASKMLEHALTVRRFQRVWADVDPDNQASIKLIERLGLSYEGRLKGNWSTHIGVRDSLIYAIVVPENGPKVPL, encoded by the coding sequence ATGTCGTCCGCTGTTCTCTATCGTTGGAAGCTGACGCCGGGCACGGAAGACACATTCCGCAAGGCCTGGACGGAAGCGACGAGAGCCATTCACAAGACCTGTGCTTCCTATGGCGCGCGTCTGCATGAAGGCGCTGACGGGCTGTTCTGGTCCTATGCGCGCTGGCCGTCAGAAGAACTGCGGCAGAAGTGCTGGGAAAATGAAGGCCTCGGTGACCTTCCCTGTTTCGGAACCATGCGGGACTGCATCGAAGAGCGCTTTCCGGAAGTGGTTCTGACGCTGACCGCGGACGAGCTCTCCGAACGAGAAGCAGGCCATCCTGTCCCCGTCTATGAAACCGAACGGCTGGTATTGCGTGGCATCCGTCAGGACGATGCCGAAGCGCTTTTCCCGGCGGTCTCGGACGAGGCCAATATGCGCTACTGGTCGCGCGGGCCGATGCAGACGGTTGCTGAAGTCTATGATTACCTTGCCTGGAATGCCCATGGGGATGGGTGCCAGTGCTGGGCGGTGGAACGAAAAACCGAACCCGGCAAGGCCGTTGGCTGGGTCATTTTGATGGACAAGGACAATAATCAGGCCGAGATCGGCTTCATGTTCCGGTCGGATGCGCAGGGGCAGGGCATCGCCTTTGAGGCGGCCTCGAAGATGCTGGAACACGCCCTGACAGTTCGCCGTTTCCAGCGCGTGTGGGCGGATGTGGATCCCGACAATCAGGCCTCCATAAAGCTGATCGAGCGGCTGGGTCTGAGCTATGAAGGCCGGCTCAAGGGCAATTGGTCGACCCATATCGGCGTGCGCGACAGCCTGATTTACGCGATTGTCGTGCCTGAAAATGGCCCAAAAGTTCCGCTTTAG
- the rlmN gene encoding 23S rRNA (adenine(2503)-C(2))-methyltransferase RlmN gives MAAALNIYDPSAKPVAGPRSLAGLTRPQMLEAMKAAGVEDRKAKMRAEQVWRWVHHHGVTDFEAMTNIAKEQRAVLAEKYVLSRPEIVERLVSVDGTRKYLIRLAPGVECETVYIPDVGKSGALCVSSQVGCTLNCTFCHTGTQKLVRNLTAQEIAAQVIIARDDLEEWPTSAENRKITNIVFMGMGEPLYNLDAVSDSIDILSDGDGMAIGRRRMTVSTSGVVPKITELGTRTRAMLAISLHATNDDLRDVLVPLNKKYPIAELMDAIKAYPGLNNSNRVTFEYVMLKGVNDSPAEARALVNLLKGVPSKINLIPFNPWPDSPYECSNWETIETFAEIVNRAGYASPIRTPRGRDIFAACGQLKSESERLRASARKG, from the coding sequence ATGGCGGCTGCACTCAACATATACGACCCCTCCGCGAAACCGGTGGCAGGTCCACGCTCCCTCGCCGGGCTGACGCGTCCCCAGATGCTGGAGGCGATGAAGGCGGCGGGCGTGGAGGATCGCAAGGCGAAAATGCGCGCCGAGCAGGTCTGGCGCTGGGTGCATCATCACGGCGTCACCGATTTCGAGGCGATGACCAATATTGCGAAGGAGCAACGTGCAGTTCTGGCGGAAAAATATGTGCTGTCGCGGCCTGAAATTGTTGAACGGCTGGTCTCGGTCGATGGCACACGCAAATATCTGATCCGCCTCGCACCGGGCGTGGAGTGTGAAACCGTCTATATTCCCGATGTCGGCAAATCCGGCGCGCTCTGCGTTTCCAGCCAGGTGGGCTGCACGCTCAATTGCACCTTCTGTCATACCGGTACCCAGAAACTGGTCCGCAATCTGACAGCCCAGGAGATTGCGGCACAGGTGATTATCGCCCGCGATGACCTGGAAGAATGGCCGACCTCGGCGGAAAACCGCAAGATCACCAATATCGTCTTCATGGGCATGGGCGAGCCGCTGTATAATCTGGATGCAGTTTCGGATTCCATCGACATCCTGTCCGATGGCGACGGCATGGCCATTGGCCGGCGGCGGATGACGGTTTCCACTTCCGGTGTCGTGCCAAAAATTACCGAGCTCGGGACACGCACTCGCGCCATGCTGGCCATATCGCTGCACGCGACAAATGACGATTTGCGCGACGTACTGGTGCCGCTGAACAAGAAATACCCGATTGCCGAGCTGATGGACGCCATCAAGGCCTATCCGGGACTCAATAATTCCAATCGCGTGACGTTTGAATACGTCATGCTGAAGGGCGTGAACGACAGCCCCGCCGAGGCCCGGGCGCTGGTCAATCTGCTGAAGGGCGTGCCGTCCAAGATCAATCTGATCCCGTTCAACCCCTGGCCGGACAGCCCGTATGAGTGCTCGAACTGGGAAACCATCGAGACCTTTGCCGAGATCGTGAACCGGGCGGGCTATGCCTCGCCGATCCGCACGCCGCGCGGCCGCGATATTTTTGCCGCTTGCGGGCAGCTGAAATCGGAAAGCGAGCGCCTGCGTGCGAGTGCGCGGAAAGGCTGA
- a CDS encoding DUF6065 family protein, which yields MKLTLYPLSKEMPQVRPADPRRQWMDDTPESFAYRCLPLALANQHGWEVTTPAGFTATWNGGNLPSDVSITFDTPQTKSLSGAPLANFGSGVLTFELHFLLRTPPGWNIFVTGPMNGIKHGIAPLSGVIETDWSPITFTMNWRFTAPDCPVRFEAGEAVAHFFPVRRDLFEKFEPALDHLNRDPKTYEQFMRWRDSRQDFAKRLVELEANAVEEKWQKTYYRGLRPDGSAGAKDHKIKLRVKPFKKPSR from the coding sequence ATGAAACTGACGCTTTATCCGCTGTCGAAAGAAATGCCACAGGTGCGCCCGGCAGATCCGCGCCGGCAATGGATGGACGACACGCCTGAAAGCTTTGCCTATCGCTGCCTGCCCTTGGCGCTGGCCAATCAGCATGGCTGGGAGGTGACAACACCGGCCGGATTTACCGCGACCTGGAATGGCGGAAACCTGCCATCCGATGTCTCGATCACATTTGATACGCCTCAAACAAAAAGCCTGTCGGGCGCGCCGCTTGCCAATTTCGGCTCCGGCGTTCTGACCTTCGAGCTTCACTTCCTTTTACGCACCCCGCCGGGCTGGAATATCTTCGTGACGGGCCCGATGAATGGCATCAAGCACGGTATTGCGCCCCTTTCGGGTGTGATCGAGACGGACTGGAGCCCTATTACTTTTACCATGAACTGGCGCTTCACCGCGCCCGACTGCCCCGTGCGGTTCGAGGCGGGCGAGGCTGTGGCGCACTTCTTCCCTGTAAGGCGGGATCTGTTCGAGAAGTTCGAGCCGGCGCTCGATCACCTCAATCGTGACCCGAAAACCTATGAGCAATTCATGCGATGGCGTGACAGCCGGCAGGACTTTGCTAAACGCCTCGTTGAACTGGAGGCGAATGCGGTCGAGGAAAAATGGCAGAAAACCTATTATCGCGGCCTGCGGCCTGACGGTTCGGCCGGTGCAAAGGATCACAAGATCAAGCTGCGGGTGAAGCCCTTCAAAAAGCCATCCCGCTGA
- a CDS encoding sigma-70 family RNA polymerase sigma factor, whose product MPDSSRQDASLPGRDQLDAWVEACAKSDRSAFAALFEFYAPRVKGYLKRLATDDATAEELAQEVMLTVWRKAGQFDSRQASASTWIFRIARNRRIDMARKAARPDLDQDEPLLQPVAEELPDNAAHARDREGRVREALKLLPEDQVRLLRLAFFEGLSHSEIAEREDVPLGTVKSRIRLAFDKLRSQLNPGDI is encoded by the coding sequence GTGCCAGACTCATCTAGACAGGATGCAAGCCTGCCCGGCCGGGATCAGCTGGACGCCTGGGTGGAGGCTTGCGCGAAATCAGATCGTTCGGCTTTTGCGGCCCTGTTCGAATTTTATGCGCCGCGCGTGAAGGGCTATCTGAAACGTCTGGCGACCGATGACGCCACGGCCGAGGAGCTCGCGCAGGAAGTGATGCTGACGGTCTGGCGCAAAGCGGGACAGTTTGATTCCCGGCAGGCCTCTGCGTCGACCTGGATTTTCCGGATCGCCCGGAACCGGCGGATTGATATGGCCCGAAAGGCAGCGCGGCCCGACCTTGATCAGGACGAGCCCTTGCTGCAGCCCGTTGCCGAGGAGCTGCCGGATAATGCCGCTCATGCGCGTGATCGCGAGGGGCGTGTGCGTGAGGCCTTGAAATTGCTTCCTGAAGACCAGGTTCGTCTTTTGCGTCTGGCATTTTTTGAGGGATTGTCGCATTCGGAAATCGCTGAACGCGAAGACGTCCCGCTCGGCACTGTGAAGTCCCGGATAAGGTTGGCATTTGACAAATTGCGAAGCCAGCTGAACCCGGGGGATATTTAA
- a CDS encoding ChrR family anti-sigma-E factor yields the protein MTLISLDDELIAARASGTLSAPMRLLVDTHAVLKNDVAEAAFMSDVMSAAFLESLPAESMADNALDIALAAIDAIEAGAGEAAGTQSISRKAAAEAADSTFFELLNLPEPVRQRALEAGAQWRFAAPGVRRIELMREGNATAELLRIEPGHGSPSHTHDGKEFTLVLAGAFADGIGRYEKGDLCAVGEETTHRPIAEQGEICFALAVTDGSLKFTGALGAVQRFLGH from the coding sequence ATGACGCTGATTTCTTTAGATGACGAATTGATCGCGGCGCGCGCGTCCGGGACGCTGAGCGCGCCCATGCGTTTGCTCGTCGATACCCATGCGGTTCTGAAAAATGATGTGGCCGAAGCCGCGTTCATGTCCGATGTGATGTCAGCGGCCTTCCTGGAAAGCCTGCCGGCCGAGTCGATGGCGGATAATGCGCTCGATATCGCACTTGCCGCGATTGATGCGATCGAGGCTGGCGCGGGCGAGGCCGCCGGCACGCAATCCATTAGCCGCAAGGCCGCAGCGGAAGCAGCGGACTCCACATTCTTCGAATTGTTGAACCTGCCGGAACCTGTTCGCCAGCGCGCACTGGAAGCGGGCGCTCAATGGCGGTTCGCTGCGCCGGGCGTGCGCCGCATCGAGTTGATGCGTGAAGGCAATGCGACCGCAGAATTATTGCGGATCGAGCCGGGTCACGGCTCGCCGAGCCATACGCACGATGGCAAGGAATTCACGCTAGTCTTGGCCGGCGCTTTTGCCGATGGCATTGGCCGCTATGAAAAAGGCGATCTTTGCGCGGTGGGCGAGGAAACCACCCACCGGCCCATCGCGGAACAAGGCGAGATCTGTTTTGCGCTGGCCGTGACGGACGGATCTCTCAAATTCACAGGTGCGCTGGGCGCTGTGCAGCGCTTTCTGGGGCATTAG
- a CDS encoding RNA methyltransferase gives MRGYFGIGAEEISKPMNLGAILRTAHAFGASFAFTVNAHHKAQKVFDSDTSRSLKNVPYYGWDTLNDMLLPKGCSLVGIELTDEAVELPSFRHPRAAAYVLGRERGSLSAEMQARCDHIVRIPTRFCVNVSVAAAITLYDRTLCMGGYPERPVMPGGPGLDAISDWDAKKH, from the coding sequence TTGAGGGGGTATTTCGGTATCGGTGCCGAGGAAATCTCCAAGCCGATGAATCTCGGGGCCATATTGCGAACCGCCCATGCCTTTGGTGCCAGCTTCGCCTTTACGGTCAACGCACATCACAAGGCACAAAAAGTCTTTGATTCCGACACGTCGCGGAGCCTGAAAAACGTTCCCTATTACGGCTGGGACACGCTGAATGACATGCTGTTGCCAAAAGGCTGTTCGCTGGTCGGGATCGAGTTGACCGATGAGGCTGTTGAACTGCCCAGCTTCCGGCATCCGCGCGCCGCGGCCTATGTGCTGGGTCGCGAACGCGGCTCGCTTTCTGCGGAAATGCAGGCAAGGTGCGATCACATCGTGCGTATTCCGACCCGGTTTTGCGTCAATGTCTCGGTCGCGGCGGCGATCACGCTTTACGATCGCACACTGTGTATGGGCGGCTATCCCGAACGCCCCGTCATGCCCGGCGGGCCGGGACTGGATGCGATTTCAGACTGGGATGCGAAAAAGCACTAA
- a CDS encoding isoaspartyl peptidase/L-asparaginase family protein, with product MTTRPVAMVLHGGAGVLAKKSYDREIDHMRSLAERGKAMLNEGATALDVVEAIVYELEISGHYVAGKGSSPNTDNRYELDAAIMDGDTRNAGAVAAMEGFISPIHAARKVMESTPHVMLAGWGANRLAEREGLEAVDDPDSYYTPAAVPDGRAYATGTVGCVALDCEGRLAAATSTGGTLKKTPGRVGDCPLIGAGTWADQDVAISCTGQGEFFIRALAAGTVAARIRYLHESPDEAARWALKDVKRLGGDGGIIAVGRDGRIAAPYNSQGMKCAVLHADGRITAGVQDLS from the coding sequence ATGACAACCCGACCCGTAGCGATGGTATTACACGGCGGAGCCGGCGTGCTCGCCAAGAAGTCCTATGATCGCGAGATTGATCATATGCGCAGCCTCGCCGAACGCGGAAAAGCCATGCTCAATGAGGGCGCGACGGCTCTAGATGTGGTTGAAGCCATCGTCTACGAGCTGGAAATCAGCGGCCATTATGTGGCTGGCAAGGGCTCTTCACCCAATACCGATAACCGCTACGAGCTGGATGCGGCCATCATGGATGGAGACACCCGCAATGCCGGTGCGGTTGCGGCAATGGAAGGATTCATCTCGCCGATACATGCCGCGCGCAAGGTCATGGAATCGACGCCGCATGTGATGCTGGCGGGCTGGGGCGCCAATCGGCTGGCCGAACGCGAGGGCCTTGAGGCTGTCGATGATCCGGACAGCTATTATACGCCCGCAGCCGTGCCGGATGGCCGGGCCTATGCCACCGGCACGGTCGGCTGCGTGGCGCTTGACTGCGAGGGCCGCCTGGCCGCCGCGACCTCGACCGGCGGCACGCTGAAGAAAACACCGGGCCGGGTCGGCGATTGCCCGTTGATCGGGGCCGGAACCTGGGCCGATCAGGACGTGGCGATTTCCTGTACGGGCCAGGGTGAATTCTTCATTCGCGCTCTGGCCGCCGGAACGGTCGCCGCGCGCATCCGCTACCTGCATGAAAGCCCTGACGAGGCCGCGCGCTGGGCCCTGAAAGACGTCAAGCGCCTAGGCGGCGATGGCGGGATTATTGCCGTCGGGCGCGATGGCCGGATCGCCGCGCCGTATAATTCGCAAGGCATGAAGTGTGCGGTGCTGCACGCGGACGGCCGGATTACCGCCGGCGTGCAGGATTTGTCATGA